The uncultured Eubacteriales bacterium region ATGTTGACCAGTCCGACGCCGCGGCGGGATGTCGGCTCTGTTTTCTCCATCGTAATCGTTGTAAAAGTTTCATTCATATCTTTCAAAATCTGGATTTGAGTCTCCCCAATTCCAACGCCGTCGTCCCGCACCTCACATTGGAACATGTTACCCGTCTGCGCGGCACAAATCACCACGGTGCCGCCCTCAATGCGCTTCATCAGTCCGTGATTGATGGCATTTTCAATCAGAGGCTGTAAAATCAGAGGCGGAATCAACTGCTGGTACAATTCTTCCGGTATTTCATAAATTACTTGCAGCCGATCCTGAAATCTGACCTTTTCGATATTAATATACGCCTTCACCAGCTCCAATTCCTGTTCCAGTGTCACCATATAATCCATATTTTTAAAATCGTAGCTTTTACGCAGAAAGAACGACAGGTCTACAATGAGACTGCTGGCTTTTTTGGGTTCAGTGGTACAGTATAGCGCAATAGCGCTCATGGCATTGTACAAAAAATGCGGTCCAATCTGCGCTTGATAATAGGCAAGCTCAATTTCGTTTTTTGCTTTAATTAAGTTGCTTTCAAGATGCTTGCGCTGTTCAATATCGGTGCTGCTGCCCCGGTAAGCCAGAACCGTTCCATCCGCAGCAAGCACAGGCATAGCGTCTACCTTGAGCCAAAGCAGCGTGCCGTCTTTTTTGCGATGGCGTATTTCATAGTTTGTCAAAATTTCCGCATTTTCCATTGTTTTTTCGTAGCGTTGCATATCGTCTGCATCAATATAATCTCCGTAATGTTTGCCCAAAAGACTATTACCTTCAAACCCCAGTACCTTACACACCTCGTGACTGACATAAGAATAAACTCCGCCACGATCCACCTGCCAAAAATAGGTTCCCGACAGCTCAGAAAGTGCCTCATACCGCTCTGTGATCTCCTGTATTTTTCGGTTGTGTATAGCTAGATATCTCGCCCTGCTAGATTGAATAAACCCGACAATCAGCAGAATTACCGCTCCAACGGCAGTTGCAATGAGACAAATGATAACAACGCGATTGCTGTTGGTTATTTCAACCTTTAAAGGGACGTGCCTATTTAGAATATCCGTCTTTTCCTGTTCCGTGATGCTTAAAATGGCTTTGTCTAAAATAGATTGTAGCATCACCTGATTTTTTGCAATTCCGATGGAGAGATAGTTGGAAT contains the following coding sequences:
- a CDS encoding hypothetical protein (Evidence 5 : No homology to any previously reported sequences) — protein: MILVVVAAAAITTLMILLVQMKSEQPLNLSQEETEYLQSISPIKIAVDPDWEPFERLNDKGEYSGIAADYFKLIEKRLHVRFELVPTSDWSQSLQYSQDGKVMLLSLLNKTPEREKWLIFSDPLIVDDNVIIGRYDSAFVRDLHNEVNKTVVLPAGTSVEERLRTDYPNLSIVLTETEAEAFDMVLTGQADFTIRSLIVAEYNIRGQGWFDLKVIGKIEGYSNYLSIGIAKNQVMLQSILDKAILSITEQEKTDILNRHVPLKVEITNSNRVVIICLIATAVGAVILLIVGFIQSSRARYLAIHNRKIQEITERYEALSELSGTYFWQVDRGGVYSYVSHEVCKVLGFEGNSLLGKHYGDYIDADDMQRYEKTMENAEILTNYEIRHRKKDGTLLWLKVDAMPVLAADGTVLAYRGSSTDIEQRKHLESNLIKAKNEIELAYYQAQIGPHFLYNAMSAIALYCTTEPKKASSLIVDLSFFLRKSYDFKNMDYMVTLEQELELVKAYINIEKVRFQDRLQVIYEIPEELYQQLIPPLILQPLIENAINHGLMKRIEGGTVVICAAQTGNMFQCEVRDDGVGIGETQIQILKDMNETFTTITMEKTEPTSRRGVGLVNIHARLLRRYHKGLTIARNEAGGTTVSFSLPESRKESTI